Proteins co-encoded in one Ziziphus jujuba cultivar Dongzao chromosome 9, ASM3175591v1 genomic window:
- the LOC107425752 gene encoding U-box domain-containing protein 3 isoform X2 encodes MDTSMKCLINSIHRFIHLVSCQTIKPMPIQKHYRTVAGVLKLLKPVLDEVVDYKIQSDEVLYKECGELDIAVNEGREFMEKWSPKRSKISTVLRSELLLMKIQSSSLKLCYIICRLLHSSSSNSNLTGIQEIQCLKQERITEYIEGAMRSQRNNALPGTKDLMKIIELLGLTSQELLKESIAVEKERMNAEVREVKEHLEEFNQIVDLVSHIRDYIIKIDHFEASTGTVIPPYFCCPLSSELMLDPVILASGQTYERSSIQKWLDHGLTICPKTRQILTHTNLIPNYTVKAMIASWCEENHVKLPVNPDCTTAVSVPSLPCHVPSQVPVCTDSFRCSMLSSNSTSRSSLEVGNIISCGEKSNGCHSREKSHMSPEHSYLHSRSESTSSALSSIDYVPPASIEVSGVPTKPEIVNELNGEITSECFPALPNKESNISPWLLGKQLHISKTKAEVGRNGHLNDLKESFSSLNSLSEELTTASHVKKLVENLRSHSKEVQTTAAEELRLLSKHNVENRIVIGQSGAITPLLALLYSETKLTQEHAVTALLNLSINKDNKAMIAEAGAIEPLIHVLKTGNDGAKENSAAALFSISVLEEYKAKIGRSGAVKALVDLLGSGTFRGKKDAATALFNLSIFHENKARMVQAGAVKYLVELMDPNTGMVDKAVALLANLSTIGEGRLALVRQGGIPLLVEIVETGSQRGKENAASILLQLCLHSPKFCTLILQEGAVPPLVALSQSGTTRAKEKAQQLLSHFRNQREGATGKGKS; translated from the exons ATGGACACATCTATGAAATGTCTAATAAACAGCATTCATCGATTTATTCATCTAGTTTCATGCCAAACTATAAAACCCATGCCCATTCAGAAACATTATAGAACTGTAGCTGGTGTCCTAAAGCTTTTGAAACCAGTGCTTGATGAAGTAGTAGATTACAAGATACAGTCAGATGAAGTCCTATATAAAGAATGCGGAGAATTGGATATTGCTGTAAATGAGGGGAGGGAATTCATGGAAAAGTGGTCTCCAAAGAGGAGCAAAATCAGCACT GTTTTACGGAGTGAGTTGTTGTTGATGAAAATTCAAAGTTCTTCACTCAAGCTTTGCTACATAATATGTAGATTGTTACATTCATCTTCATCTAATTCAAATTTGACTGGTATTCAG GAAATCCAATGCTTGAAGCAGGAAAGAATAACTGAATACATAGAAGGGGCTATGAGAAGTCAAAGGAACAATGCCCTTCCTGGTACCAAAGATCTTATGAAAATTATTGAATTGCTTGGTTTAACATCCCAAGAACTGCTGAAAGAAAGCATTGCTGTGGAAAAGGAGAGAATGAATGCTGAAGTTCGTGAAGTAAAGGAACACTTAGAAGAATTCAATCAAATTGTGGATCTTGTTTCCCATATCCGGgattacataattaaaattgatCATTTTGAAGCCTCAACTGGCACTGTAATCCCTCCATATTTCTGCTGTCCTTTGTCATCAGAACTCATGTTGGATCCTGTGATTTTGGCTTCAGGTCAAACCTATGAGAGATCTTCAATTCAGAAATGGCTTGATCATGGACTGACTATCTGCCCAAAGACTCGTCAAATTTTGACACACACAAATCTCATTCCTAATTATACTGTCAAAGCTATGATAGCAAGTTGGTGCGAGGAAAACCATGTAAAACTACCCGTTAATCCTGACTGCACTACTGCTGTCTCCGTTCCATCCCTACCATGCCATGTACCTTCTCAAGTGCCAGTTTGTACAGATAGTTTCCGGTGCTCTATGCTCAGTAGCAATTCTACATCAAGATCATCTCTTGAAGTTGGAAATATTATATCATGTGGAGAAAAATCAAATGGATGCCATAGCAGAGAGAAAAGCCACATGTCCCCTGAACACTCGTATCTTCACAGCAGGAGTGAATCAACCTCAAGTGCCCTGTCCAGTATTGATTATGTGCCGCCAGCATCGATTGAGGTTTCAGGGGTACCTACTAAGCCTGAAATTGTGAATGAGTTGAATGGGGAGATCACATCTGAGTGCTTTCCTGCTCTGCCAAATAAGGAATCAAACATTTCTCCATGGCTATTAGGAAAGCAACTCCACATTTCCAAAACAAAAGCAGAAGTGGGAAGAAATGGGCACCTTAATGATTTGAAAGAGTCCTTCTCATCTTTGAATTCACTATCTGAAGAGTTGACCACGGCTTCCCATGTCAAAAAATTGGTCGAAAATCTTAGGAGCCATTCAAAAGAAGTGCAAACTACAGCTGCTGAAGAGTTGCGGCTTCTTTCAAAGCACAATGTGGAGAACCGCATTGTCATAGGCCAGTCTGGTGCTATCACACCGTTACTTGCACTGCTATATTCAGAGACAAAGCTAACACAAGAGCATGCTGTGACAGCTCTCTTGAATCTATCAATAAACAAAGACAATAAAGCCATGATTGCTGAAGCAGGAGCAATAGAACCTCTAATTCATGTCCTGAAAACAGGAAATGATGGAGCCAAGGAAAATTCTGCTGCAGCTTTGTTCAGCATCTCTGTATTAGAGGAATACAAAGCAAAAATTGGACGTTCAGGTGCAGTGAAAGCCTTGGTGGATCTTCTAGGCTCAGGGACTTTTAGAGGGAAAAAAGATGCAGCTACTGCTTTGTTTAATCTATCGATTTTTCATGAAAATAAGGCTAGGATGGTGCAGGCTGGGGCTGTGAAGTATCTTGTTGAGTTGATGGACCCTAATACTGGGATGGTTGACAAGGCTGTTGCTCTTTTGGCAAATTTGTCCACAATAGGAGAAGGGCGATTAGCACTCGTGCGACAAGGGGGCATTCCATTACTAGTTGAGATTGTTGAAACAGGTTCCCAGAGGGGAAAGGAAAATGCAGCCTCCATATTGTTGCAACTGTGTCTGCATAGTCCTAAGTTTTGTACCCTGATTCTACAGGAAGGAGCAGTCCCTCCCCTTGTAGCCTTATCTCAATCTGGCACAACAAGAGCAAAGGAAAAG GCCCAGCAGCTTCTCAGCCATTTCCGGAATCAGCGAGAAGGGGCAACTGGGAAGGGAAAATCATGA
- the LOC107425752 gene encoding U-box domain-containing protein 3 isoform X4 gives MDTSMKCLINSIHRFIHLVSCQTIKPMPIQKHYRTVAGVLKLLKPVLDEVVDYKIQSDEVLYKECGELDIAVNEGREFMEKWSPKRSKISTEIQCLKQERITEYIEGAMRSQRNNALPGTKDLMKIIELLGLTSQELLKESIAVEKERMNAEVREVKEHLEEFNQIVDLVSHIRDYIIKIDHFEASTGTVIPPYFCCPLSSELMLDPVILASGQTYERSSIQKWLDHGLTICPKTRQILTHTNLIPNYTVKAMIASWCEENHVKLPVNPDCTTAVSVPSLPCHVPSQVPVCTDSFRCSMLSSNSTSRSSLEVGNIISCGEKSNGCHSREKSHMSPEHSYLHSRSESTSSALSSIDYVPPASIEVSGVPTKPEIVNELNGEITSECFPALPNKESNISPWLLGKQLHISKTKAEVGRNGHLNDLKESFSSLNSLSEELTTASHVKKLVENLRSHSKEVQTTAAEELRLLSKHNVENRIVIGQSGAITPLLALLYSETKLTQEHAVTALLNLSINKDNKAMIAEAGAIEPLIHVLKTGNDGAKENSAAALFSISVLEEYKAKIGRSGAVKALVDLLGSGTFRGKKDAATALFNLSIFHENKARMVQAGAVKYLVELMDPNTGMVDKAVALLANLSTIGEGRLALVRQGGIPLLVEIVETGSQRGKENAASILLQLCLHSPKFCTLILQEGAVPPLVALSQSGTTRAKEKAQQLLSHFRNQREGATGKGKS, from the exons ATGGACACATCTATGAAATGTCTAATAAACAGCATTCATCGATTTATTCATCTAGTTTCATGCCAAACTATAAAACCCATGCCCATTCAGAAACATTATAGAACTGTAGCTGGTGTCCTAAAGCTTTTGAAACCAGTGCTTGATGAAGTAGTAGATTACAAGATACAGTCAGATGAAGTCCTATATAAAGAATGCGGAGAATTGGATATTGCTGTAAATGAGGGGAGGGAATTCATGGAAAAGTGGTCTCCAAAGAGGAGCAAAATCAGCACT GAAATCCAATGCTTGAAGCAGGAAAGAATAACTGAATACATAGAAGGGGCTATGAGAAGTCAAAGGAACAATGCCCTTCCTGGTACCAAAGATCTTATGAAAATTATTGAATTGCTTGGTTTAACATCCCAAGAACTGCTGAAAGAAAGCATTGCTGTGGAAAAGGAGAGAATGAATGCTGAAGTTCGTGAAGTAAAGGAACACTTAGAAGAATTCAATCAAATTGTGGATCTTGTTTCCCATATCCGGgattacataattaaaattgatCATTTTGAAGCCTCAACTGGCACTGTAATCCCTCCATATTTCTGCTGTCCTTTGTCATCAGAACTCATGTTGGATCCTGTGATTTTGGCTTCAGGTCAAACCTATGAGAGATCTTCAATTCAGAAATGGCTTGATCATGGACTGACTATCTGCCCAAAGACTCGTCAAATTTTGACACACACAAATCTCATTCCTAATTATACTGTCAAAGCTATGATAGCAAGTTGGTGCGAGGAAAACCATGTAAAACTACCCGTTAATCCTGACTGCACTACTGCTGTCTCCGTTCCATCCCTACCATGCCATGTACCTTCTCAAGTGCCAGTTTGTACAGATAGTTTCCGGTGCTCTATGCTCAGTAGCAATTCTACATCAAGATCATCTCTTGAAGTTGGAAATATTATATCATGTGGAGAAAAATCAAATGGATGCCATAGCAGAGAGAAAAGCCACATGTCCCCTGAACACTCGTATCTTCACAGCAGGAGTGAATCAACCTCAAGTGCCCTGTCCAGTATTGATTATGTGCCGCCAGCATCGATTGAGGTTTCAGGGGTACCTACTAAGCCTGAAATTGTGAATGAGTTGAATGGGGAGATCACATCTGAGTGCTTTCCTGCTCTGCCAAATAAGGAATCAAACATTTCTCCATGGCTATTAGGAAAGCAACTCCACATTTCCAAAACAAAAGCAGAAGTGGGAAGAAATGGGCACCTTAATGATTTGAAAGAGTCCTTCTCATCTTTGAATTCACTATCTGAAGAGTTGACCACGGCTTCCCATGTCAAAAAATTGGTCGAAAATCTTAGGAGCCATTCAAAAGAAGTGCAAACTACAGCTGCTGAAGAGTTGCGGCTTCTTTCAAAGCACAATGTGGAGAACCGCATTGTCATAGGCCAGTCTGGTGCTATCACACCGTTACTTGCACTGCTATATTCAGAGACAAAGCTAACACAAGAGCATGCTGTGACAGCTCTCTTGAATCTATCAATAAACAAAGACAATAAAGCCATGATTGCTGAAGCAGGAGCAATAGAACCTCTAATTCATGTCCTGAAAACAGGAAATGATGGAGCCAAGGAAAATTCTGCTGCAGCTTTGTTCAGCATCTCTGTATTAGAGGAATACAAAGCAAAAATTGGACGTTCAGGTGCAGTGAAAGCCTTGGTGGATCTTCTAGGCTCAGGGACTTTTAGAGGGAAAAAAGATGCAGCTACTGCTTTGTTTAATCTATCGATTTTTCATGAAAATAAGGCTAGGATGGTGCAGGCTGGGGCTGTGAAGTATCTTGTTGAGTTGATGGACCCTAATACTGGGATGGTTGACAAGGCTGTTGCTCTTTTGGCAAATTTGTCCACAATAGGAGAAGGGCGATTAGCACTCGTGCGACAAGGGGGCATTCCATTACTAGTTGAGATTGTTGAAACAGGTTCCCAGAGGGGAAAGGAAAATGCAGCCTCCATATTGTTGCAACTGTGTCTGCATAGTCCTAAGTTTTGTACCCTGATTCTACAGGAAGGAGCAGTCCCTCCCCTTGTAGCCTTATCTCAATCTGGCACAACAAGAGCAAAGGAAAAG GCCCAGCAGCTTCTCAGCCATTTCCGGAATCAGCGAGAAGGGGCAACTGGGAAGGGAAAATCATGA
- the LOC107425752 gene encoding U-box domain-containing protein 3 isoform X1, which translates to MDTSMKCLINSIHRFIHLVSCQTIKPMPIQKHYRTVAGVLKLLKPVLDEVVDYKIQSDEVLYKECGELDIAVNEGREFMEKWSPKRSKISTVLRSELLLMKIQSSSLKLCYIICRLLHSSSSNSNLTGIQHCMQEIQCLKQERITEYIEGAMRSQRNNALPGTKDLMKIIELLGLTSQELLKESIAVEKERMNAEVREVKEHLEEFNQIVDLVSHIRDYIIKIDHFEASTGTVIPPYFCCPLSSELMLDPVILASGQTYERSSIQKWLDHGLTICPKTRQILTHTNLIPNYTVKAMIASWCEENHVKLPVNPDCTTAVSVPSLPCHVPSQVPVCTDSFRCSMLSSNSTSRSSLEVGNIISCGEKSNGCHSREKSHMSPEHSYLHSRSESTSSALSSIDYVPPASIEVSGVPTKPEIVNELNGEITSECFPALPNKESNISPWLLGKQLHISKTKAEVGRNGHLNDLKESFSSLNSLSEELTTASHVKKLVENLRSHSKEVQTTAAEELRLLSKHNVENRIVIGQSGAITPLLALLYSETKLTQEHAVTALLNLSINKDNKAMIAEAGAIEPLIHVLKTGNDGAKENSAAALFSISVLEEYKAKIGRSGAVKALVDLLGSGTFRGKKDAATALFNLSIFHENKARMVQAGAVKYLVELMDPNTGMVDKAVALLANLSTIGEGRLALVRQGGIPLLVEIVETGSQRGKENAASILLQLCLHSPKFCTLILQEGAVPPLVALSQSGTTRAKEKAQQLLSHFRNQREGATGKGKS; encoded by the exons ATGGACACATCTATGAAATGTCTAATAAACAGCATTCATCGATTTATTCATCTAGTTTCATGCCAAACTATAAAACCCATGCCCATTCAGAAACATTATAGAACTGTAGCTGGTGTCCTAAAGCTTTTGAAACCAGTGCTTGATGAAGTAGTAGATTACAAGATACAGTCAGATGAAGTCCTATATAAAGAATGCGGAGAATTGGATATTGCTGTAAATGAGGGGAGGGAATTCATGGAAAAGTGGTCTCCAAAGAGGAGCAAAATCAGCACT GTTTTACGGAGTGAGTTGTTGTTGATGAAAATTCAAAGTTCTTCACTCAAGCTTTGCTACATAATATGTAGATTGTTACATTCATCTTCATCTAATTCAAATTTGACTGGTATTCAG CACTGTATGCAGGAAATCCAATGCTTGAAGCAGGAAAGAATAACTGAATACATAGAAGGGGCTATGAGAAGTCAAAGGAACAATGCCCTTCCTGGTACCAAAGATCTTATGAAAATTATTGAATTGCTTGGTTTAACATCCCAAGAACTGCTGAAAGAAAGCATTGCTGTGGAAAAGGAGAGAATGAATGCTGAAGTTCGTGAAGTAAAGGAACACTTAGAAGAATTCAATCAAATTGTGGATCTTGTTTCCCATATCCGGgattacataattaaaattgatCATTTTGAAGCCTCAACTGGCACTGTAATCCCTCCATATTTCTGCTGTCCTTTGTCATCAGAACTCATGTTGGATCCTGTGATTTTGGCTTCAGGTCAAACCTATGAGAGATCTTCAATTCAGAAATGGCTTGATCATGGACTGACTATCTGCCCAAAGACTCGTCAAATTTTGACACACACAAATCTCATTCCTAATTATACTGTCAAAGCTATGATAGCAAGTTGGTGCGAGGAAAACCATGTAAAACTACCCGTTAATCCTGACTGCACTACTGCTGTCTCCGTTCCATCCCTACCATGCCATGTACCTTCTCAAGTGCCAGTTTGTACAGATAGTTTCCGGTGCTCTATGCTCAGTAGCAATTCTACATCAAGATCATCTCTTGAAGTTGGAAATATTATATCATGTGGAGAAAAATCAAATGGATGCCATAGCAGAGAGAAAAGCCACATGTCCCCTGAACACTCGTATCTTCACAGCAGGAGTGAATCAACCTCAAGTGCCCTGTCCAGTATTGATTATGTGCCGCCAGCATCGATTGAGGTTTCAGGGGTACCTACTAAGCCTGAAATTGTGAATGAGTTGAATGGGGAGATCACATCTGAGTGCTTTCCTGCTCTGCCAAATAAGGAATCAAACATTTCTCCATGGCTATTAGGAAAGCAACTCCACATTTCCAAAACAAAAGCAGAAGTGGGAAGAAATGGGCACCTTAATGATTTGAAAGAGTCCTTCTCATCTTTGAATTCACTATCTGAAGAGTTGACCACGGCTTCCCATGTCAAAAAATTGGTCGAAAATCTTAGGAGCCATTCAAAAGAAGTGCAAACTACAGCTGCTGAAGAGTTGCGGCTTCTTTCAAAGCACAATGTGGAGAACCGCATTGTCATAGGCCAGTCTGGTGCTATCACACCGTTACTTGCACTGCTATATTCAGAGACAAAGCTAACACAAGAGCATGCTGTGACAGCTCTCTTGAATCTATCAATAAACAAAGACAATAAAGCCATGATTGCTGAAGCAGGAGCAATAGAACCTCTAATTCATGTCCTGAAAACAGGAAATGATGGAGCCAAGGAAAATTCTGCTGCAGCTTTGTTCAGCATCTCTGTATTAGAGGAATACAAAGCAAAAATTGGACGTTCAGGTGCAGTGAAAGCCTTGGTGGATCTTCTAGGCTCAGGGACTTTTAGAGGGAAAAAAGATGCAGCTACTGCTTTGTTTAATCTATCGATTTTTCATGAAAATAAGGCTAGGATGGTGCAGGCTGGGGCTGTGAAGTATCTTGTTGAGTTGATGGACCCTAATACTGGGATGGTTGACAAGGCTGTTGCTCTTTTGGCAAATTTGTCCACAATAGGAGAAGGGCGATTAGCACTCGTGCGACAAGGGGGCATTCCATTACTAGTTGAGATTGTTGAAACAGGTTCCCAGAGGGGAAAGGAAAATGCAGCCTCCATATTGTTGCAACTGTGTCTGCATAGTCCTAAGTTTTGTACCCTGATTCTACAGGAAGGAGCAGTCCCTCCCCTTGTAGCCTTATCTCAATCTGGCACAACAAGAGCAAAGGAAAAG GCCCAGCAGCTTCTCAGCCATTTCCGGAATCAGCGAGAAGGGGCAACTGGGAAGGGAAAATCATGA
- the LOC107425752 gene encoding U-box domain-containing protein 3 isoform X3, translating into MDTSMKCLINSIHRFIHLVSCQTIKPMPIQKHYRTVAGVLKLLKPVLDEVVDYKIQSDEVLYKECGELDIAVNEGREFMEKWSPKRSKISTHCMQEIQCLKQERITEYIEGAMRSQRNNALPGTKDLMKIIELLGLTSQELLKESIAVEKERMNAEVREVKEHLEEFNQIVDLVSHIRDYIIKIDHFEASTGTVIPPYFCCPLSSELMLDPVILASGQTYERSSIQKWLDHGLTICPKTRQILTHTNLIPNYTVKAMIASWCEENHVKLPVNPDCTTAVSVPSLPCHVPSQVPVCTDSFRCSMLSSNSTSRSSLEVGNIISCGEKSNGCHSREKSHMSPEHSYLHSRSESTSSALSSIDYVPPASIEVSGVPTKPEIVNELNGEITSECFPALPNKESNISPWLLGKQLHISKTKAEVGRNGHLNDLKESFSSLNSLSEELTTASHVKKLVENLRSHSKEVQTTAAEELRLLSKHNVENRIVIGQSGAITPLLALLYSETKLTQEHAVTALLNLSINKDNKAMIAEAGAIEPLIHVLKTGNDGAKENSAAALFSISVLEEYKAKIGRSGAVKALVDLLGSGTFRGKKDAATALFNLSIFHENKARMVQAGAVKYLVELMDPNTGMVDKAVALLANLSTIGEGRLALVRQGGIPLLVEIVETGSQRGKENAASILLQLCLHSPKFCTLILQEGAVPPLVALSQSGTTRAKEKAQQLLSHFRNQREGATGKGKS; encoded by the exons ATGGACACATCTATGAAATGTCTAATAAACAGCATTCATCGATTTATTCATCTAGTTTCATGCCAAACTATAAAACCCATGCCCATTCAGAAACATTATAGAACTGTAGCTGGTGTCCTAAAGCTTTTGAAACCAGTGCTTGATGAAGTAGTAGATTACAAGATACAGTCAGATGAAGTCCTATATAAAGAATGCGGAGAATTGGATATTGCTGTAAATGAGGGGAGGGAATTCATGGAAAAGTGGTCTCCAAAGAGGAGCAAAATCAGCACT CACTGTATGCAGGAAATCCAATGCTTGAAGCAGGAAAGAATAACTGAATACATAGAAGGGGCTATGAGAAGTCAAAGGAACAATGCCCTTCCTGGTACCAAAGATCTTATGAAAATTATTGAATTGCTTGGTTTAACATCCCAAGAACTGCTGAAAGAAAGCATTGCTGTGGAAAAGGAGAGAATGAATGCTGAAGTTCGTGAAGTAAAGGAACACTTAGAAGAATTCAATCAAATTGTGGATCTTGTTTCCCATATCCGGgattacataattaaaattgatCATTTTGAAGCCTCAACTGGCACTGTAATCCCTCCATATTTCTGCTGTCCTTTGTCATCAGAACTCATGTTGGATCCTGTGATTTTGGCTTCAGGTCAAACCTATGAGAGATCTTCAATTCAGAAATGGCTTGATCATGGACTGACTATCTGCCCAAAGACTCGTCAAATTTTGACACACACAAATCTCATTCCTAATTATACTGTCAAAGCTATGATAGCAAGTTGGTGCGAGGAAAACCATGTAAAACTACCCGTTAATCCTGACTGCACTACTGCTGTCTCCGTTCCATCCCTACCATGCCATGTACCTTCTCAAGTGCCAGTTTGTACAGATAGTTTCCGGTGCTCTATGCTCAGTAGCAATTCTACATCAAGATCATCTCTTGAAGTTGGAAATATTATATCATGTGGAGAAAAATCAAATGGATGCCATAGCAGAGAGAAAAGCCACATGTCCCCTGAACACTCGTATCTTCACAGCAGGAGTGAATCAACCTCAAGTGCCCTGTCCAGTATTGATTATGTGCCGCCAGCATCGATTGAGGTTTCAGGGGTACCTACTAAGCCTGAAATTGTGAATGAGTTGAATGGGGAGATCACATCTGAGTGCTTTCCTGCTCTGCCAAATAAGGAATCAAACATTTCTCCATGGCTATTAGGAAAGCAACTCCACATTTCCAAAACAAAAGCAGAAGTGGGAAGAAATGGGCACCTTAATGATTTGAAAGAGTCCTTCTCATCTTTGAATTCACTATCTGAAGAGTTGACCACGGCTTCCCATGTCAAAAAATTGGTCGAAAATCTTAGGAGCCATTCAAAAGAAGTGCAAACTACAGCTGCTGAAGAGTTGCGGCTTCTTTCAAAGCACAATGTGGAGAACCGCATTGTCATAGGCCAGTCTGGTGCTATCACACCGTTACTTGCACTGCTATATTCAGAGACAAAGCTAACACAAGAGCATGCTGTGACAGCTCTCTTGAATCTATCAATAAACAAAGACAATAAAGCCATGATTGCTGAAGCAGGAGCAATAGAACCTCTAATTCATGTCCTGAAAACAGGAAATGATGGAGCCAAGGAAAATTCTGCTGCAGCTTTGTTCAGCATCTCTGTATTAGAGGAATACAAAGCAAAAATTGGACGTTCAGGTGCAGTGAAAGCCTTGGTGGATCTTCTAGGCTCAGGGACTTTTAGAGGGAAAAAAGATGCAGCTACTGCTTTGTTTAATCTATCGATTTTTCATGAAAATAAGGCTAGGATGGTGCAGGCTGGGGCTGTGAAGTATCTTGTTGAGTTGATGGACCCTAATACTGGGATGGTTGACAAGGCTGTTGCTCTTTTGGCAAATTTGTCCACAATAGGAGAAGGGCGATTAGCACTCGTGCGACAAGGGGGCATTCCATTACTAGTTGAGATTGTTGAAACAGGTTCCCAGAGGGGAAAGGAAAATGCAGCCTCCATATTGTTGCAACTGTGTCTGCATAGTCCTAAGTTTTGTACCCTGATTCTACAGGAAGGAGCAGTCCCTCCCCTTGTAGCCTTATCTCAATCTGGCACAACAAGAGCAAAGGAAAAG GCCCAGCAGCTTCTCAGCCATTTCCGGAATCAGCGAGAAGGGGCAACTGGGAAGGGAAAATCATGA
- the LOC107425760 gene encoding protein LIGHT-DEPENDENT SHORT HYPOCOTYLS 4 — protein MDTIPELDSSDNNSNDNVINTTGATNNNNTVALTASSSASSSSSSSSSSSSSRYENQKRRDWNTFGQYLKNHRPPLSLSRCSGAHVLEFLRYLDQFGKTKVHAPICPFYGHPSPPAPCPCPLRQAWGSLDALIGRLRAAFEENGGKPEANPFGARAVRLYLREVRDLQSKARGISYEKKKRKRPPPHQQLPPPPPSSSSAHLQMPPPGATQ, from the coding sequence ATGGATACAATCCCAGAATTGGATAGCTCCGACAACAACAGCAACGACAACGTCATCAACACGACGGGAGCAACTAACAACAACAACACTGTTGCTTTAACAGCTTCTTCCTCTGCTTCGTCCTCATCGTCTTCGTCTTcgagcagcagcagcagccgcTATGAGAATCAAAAGCGTCGCGATTGGAATACCTTCGGGCAGTACCTGAAAAACCACCGACCACCACTGTCCCTCTCCAGGTGTAGCGGAGCACATGTTCTGGAATTCCTGCGGTATCTGGATCAGTTCGGAAAAACCAAGGTTCACGCCCCAATCTGCCCCTTTTATGGCCATCCAAGCCCTCCGGCCCCTTGTCCATGTCCTCTTCGTCAAGCTTGGGGGAGCTTAGATGCTCTAATCGGCCGTCTCCGAGCTGCTTTCGAAGAGAACGGAGGCAAACCGGAAGCCAATCCTTTCGGAGCTCGTGCTGTTAGGCTTTATCTTCGCGAGGTTAGGGATTTGCAGTCGAAAGCTAGAGGAATTAGCtacgagaagaagaagaggaagcgTCCACCGCCTCATCAACAgttaccaccaccaccaccatcatcatcatcagcacATCTTCAGATGCCACCCCCAGGTGCAactcaataa